A part of Streptomyces sp. DSM 40750 genomic DNA contains:
- the rpsF gene encoding 30S ribosomal protein S6: MRHYEVMVILDPDLEERAVAPLIENFLSVVREGNGKVEKVDTWGRRRLSYEIKKKPEGIYSVIDLQAEPAVVKELDRQMNLNESVLRTKVLRPETH, translated from the coding sequence ATGCGTCACTACGAGGTGATGGTCATCCTCGACCCCGATCTGGAGGAGCGCGCTGTCGCCCCCCTGATCGAGAACTTCCTTTCCGTTGTCCGTGAGGGCAACGGAAAGGTCGAGAAGGTCGACACCTGGGGCCGTCGTCGTCTCTCGTACGAGATCAAGAAGAAGCCTGAGGGCATCTACTCGGTCATCGACCTGCAGGCCGAGCCTGCGGTCGTCAAGGAGCTCGACCGCCAGATGAACCTGAACGAGTCGGTCCTCCGGACCAAGGTCCTCCGCCCCGAGACCCACTGA
- the rpsR gene encoding 30S ribosomal protein S18, with translation MAKPPVRKPKKKVCAFCKDKVTYVDYKDTNMLRKFISDRGKIRARRVTGNCTQHQRDVATAVKNSREMALLPYTSTAR, from the coding sequence ATGGCGAAGCCGCCTGTGCGCAAGCCGAAGAAGAAGGTCTGCGCTTTCTGCAAGGACAAGGTCACCTACGTGGACTACAAGGACACGAACATGCTGCGGAAGTTCATTTCCGACCGCGGCAAGATCCGTGCCCGCCGCGTGACCGGCAACTGCACGCAGCACCAGCGTGACGTCGCCACGGCCGTGAAGAACAGCCGTGAGATGGCGCTGCTGCCCTACACGTCCACCGCGCGCTAA
- the femX gene encoding peptidoglycan bridge formation glycyltransferase FemX yields the protein MSLTLRTISREQHLAYIQSLPSASHMQVPAWADVKAEWRSESLGWFDDKTGEMVGAGMVLYRQLPKIKRYLAYLPEGPVINWFAPNLTDWLEPMLAHLKQQGAFSVKMGPPVIIRRWEATSIKAGIQNPDVKRLRDIEADFIEPRAFEVADKLRRMGWQQGEDGGAGFGDVQPRYVYQVPLANRSLEEVHKNFNQLWRRNIKKAEKAGVEVVQGGYHDLEEWQRLYEITAVRDRFRPRPLSYFQRMWTALNTEDPNRMRLYFARHNGVNLSAATMLVVGGHVWYSYGASDNIGREVRPSNAMQWRMLRDAYALGATVYDLRGISDSLDETDHLFGLIQFKVGTGGQAAEYLGEWDFPLNKLLHKALDIYMSRR from the coding sequence ATGAGCCTGACCCTGAGGACGATCAGCCGAGAGCAGCATCTGGCGTACATCCAGAGCCTGCCCTCGGCTAGCCACATGCAGGTCCCGGCCTGGGCCGATGTCAAGGCCGAGTGGCGCTCCGAGAGCCTCGGGTGGTTCGACGACAAGACCGGTGAGATGGTCGGCGCCGGCATGGTGCTGTACCGCCAACTGCCCAAGATCAAGCGCTATCTCGCCTACCTGCCCGAGGGCCCGGTCATCAACTGGTTCGCACCGAACCTCACCGACTGGCTGGAGCCGATGCTCGCCCATCTGAAGCAGCAGGGCGCCTTCTCGGTGAAGATGGGCCCACCGGTGATCATCCGCCGCTGGGAGGCCACCTCCATCAAGGCGGGCATCCAGAACCCCGATGTGAAGCGGCTGCGCGACATCGAGGCCGACTTCATCGAACCGCGTGCCTTCGAGGTCGCCGACAAACTGCGTCGCATGGGCTGGCAGCAGGGCGAGGACGGCGGGGCCGGCTTCGGTGACGTACAGCCCCGCTACGTCTACCAGGTGCCGCTCGCCAACCGCTCGCTGGAAGAGGTCCACAAGAACTTCAATCAGTTGTGGCGCCGCAACATCAAGAAGGCCGAGAAGGCCGGCGTCGAGGTCGTCCAGGGCGGCTACCACGACCTGGAGGAGTGGCAGCGGCTGTACGAGATCACAGCCGTGCGTGACCGCTTCCGGCCCCGCCCTCTGTCGTACTTCCAGCGTATGTGGACGGCCCTCAACACCGAGGACCCCAACCGCATGCGGCTCTACTTCGCCCGGCACAACGGCGTGAACCTGTCCGCCGCGACGATGCTCGTCGTCGGCGGGCACGTCTGGTACTCGTACGGCGCATCGGACAACATCGGCCGTGAGGTCCGGCCCTCGAACGCGATGCAGTGGCGCATGCTGCGCGACGCCTACGCCCTGGGCGCGACCGTCTATGACCTGCGCGGCATCTCCGACTCGCTGGACGAGACGGATCACCTCTTCGGCCTGATCCAGTTCAAGGTGGGCACGGGCGGCCAGGCCGCCGAGTACCTCGGTGAGTGGGACTTCCCGCTGAACAAGCTGCTCCACAAGGCGCTCGACATCTACATGTCGCGCCGCTGA
- the rplI gene encoding 50S ribosomal protein L9: protein MKIILTHEVSGLGAAGDVVDVKDGYARNYLIPRKFAIRWTKGGEKDVEQIRRARKIHEIQTIEQANQVKGQLEAVKVRLAVRSGDAGRLFGSVTPADIASAIKASGGPEVDKRRIELSAPIKTLGAHETSVRLHPEVAAKVNIEVIAA, encoded by the coding sequence ATGAAGATCATCCTCACCCATGAGGTCTCTGGCCTCGGCGCTGCCGGCGACGTCGTCGACGTCAAGGACGGCTACGCTCGCAACTACCTGATCCCGCGGAAGTTCGCTATCCGCTGGACCAAGGGTGGCGAGAAGGACGTCGAGCAGATCCGTCGTGCTCGCAAGATCCACGAGATCCAGACCATCGAGCAGGCCAACCAGGTCAAGGGCCAGCTCGAGGCCGTCAAGGTCCGTCTGGCTGTCCGCTCCGGCGACGCCGGTCGTCTCTTCGGTTCCGTCACCCCGGCCGACATCGCATCCGCGATCAAGGCTTCCGGTGGCCCCGAGGTCGACAAGCGCCGCATCGAGCTGTCTGCTCCGATCAAGACGCTGGGCGCCCACGAGACGTCCGTGCGCCTGCACCCCGAGGTTGCCGCCAAGGTCAACATCGAGGTCATCGCGGCCTAA
- a CDS encoding single-stranded DNA-binding protein, whose protein sequence is MAGETVITVVGNLVDDPELRFTPSGAAVAKFRVASTPRTFDRQTNEWKDGESLFLTCSVWRQAAENVAESLQRGMRVIVQGRLKQRSYEDREGVKRTVYELDVEEVGASLRSATAKVTKTAGRGGQGGYGGGGGGQGGGGWGGGPGGGQQGGGAPADDPWASGAPAGGNQGGGGGGGWGGSSGGSGGSGGGYSDEPPF, encoded by the coding sequence ATGGCAGGCGAGACCGTCATCACGGTCGTCGGCAATCTTGTCGACGACCCCGAGCTGCGCTTCACCCCTTCCGGTGCGGCGGTCGCGAAGTTCCGTGTCGCGTCCACTCCTCGCACCTTCGACCGTCAGACCAATGAGTGGAAGGACGGCGAGAGCCTGTTCCTGACCTGCTCGGTCTGGCGTCAGGCGGCGGAGAACGTCGCCGAGTCGCTCCAGCGAGGCATGCGCGTCATCGTGCAGGGCCGGCTGAAGCAGCGGTCCTACGAGGACCGTGAGGGCGTCAAGCGCACGGTCTACGAGCTGGACGTCGAGGAAGTCGGCGCCAGCCTGCGCAGTGCCACGGCCAAGGTCACCAAGACTGCCGGCCGCGGTGGCCAGGGTGGTTACGGCGGTGGCGGTGGCGGCCAGGGTGGTGGCGGCTGGGGCGGAGGCCCCGGTGGCGGCCAGCAGGGCGGCGGCGCTCCCGCCGACGACCCGTGGGCCAGCGGCGCTCCCGCCGGTGGTAACCAGGGCGGCGGCGGTGGCGGCGGCTGGGGCGGAAGCTCCGGCGGCAGCGGCGGCAGCGGCGGCGGCTACTCGGACGAGCCCCCCTTCTAA